A window of the Tursiops truncatus isolate mTurTru1 chromosome 14, mTurTru1.mat.Y, whole genome shotgun sequence genome harbors these coding sequences:
- the NLRC4 gene encoding NLR family CARD domain-containing protein 4 isoform X2 gives MDFIKENSQILIQRMGMTVIKQILDELFVWNVLNDNEVNIICCEKVEQDAARGIIHMILKKGSEACNLFLKSLEKWNYPLFQDLHGLSLFYQMSEEDLDGLAQDLKDLYHTPSFLNYYPLGEDIDIIFNLKSTFTEPVLWRKDQHHHRLEQLTLSGLLDTLQSPCIIEGEPGKGKSTLLQRIAMLWASGECQALTKFKLVLFLRLSRAQGGLFKTLCDQLLDIPDTIRKQTFMAMLLKLRQRVLFLLDGYNEFKAQNCPEIEALIKENHRFKNMVIVTTTTECLRYIRQFGALIAEVGDMTEDSAQALIREVLIKELAEGLLLQIQKSRCLRNLMKTPLFVVITCAIQMGKSEFHSNTQTTLFCAFYDLLVNKNKHKRKGVAPSEVTRSLDHCGDLALEGVFSHRFDFEPDDLSSVNEDVLLTTGLLCKYTAQRFKPKYKFFHKSFQEYTAGRRLSSLLTSEEPAEVTKGNGHLQKMVSISDITSKYSNLLLYTCGSSAEATRTVLKHLASVYQHGSLGGLLVTKRPLWRQESMQNVKSTTVQEILKAININSFTECGINLFCESISTSNLREEFEAFFHGKSLHINSENIPDYLFDFFENLPNCASALDFVKLDLYGGAVASQDKTTEDASRVHMQESSGTYIPSRAVSLFFNWKQEFKTLEVTLRDFCKLNKQDITYLGKIFSSAKSLRLYIKRCAGMAGSLSSVLSTFKDIHSIIVEASPLTLEDERHITSVTNLHTLSIHNLETQQLPGGLTDSLGNLKNLMTLILDNIKMNEEDAIKLAEGLTNLKKMCLLRLTHLSDIGEGMDYIVKSLSAEPCDLKEIQLVSCCLSGNAVKTLVDRLHILEQLNVLMLPWCSDERVSLDRLLEQLKGAPQLIKLGLRNWRLTDAEVRILGAFFEKNPLKNFQQLDLAGNCVSSDGWLAFMSVFENLKQLVFFDFSTERLLPDASLVRKLSHVLSKLTFLQEARLVGWQFDDYDVSVIKGAFKLVTA, from the exons A TGGATTTCATAAAGGAGAACAGTCAAATTCTCATTCAAAGGATGGGAATGACTGTTATAAAGCAAATTTTGGATGAGCTATTTGTATGGAATGTTCTGAATGACAATGAAGTAAACATCATTTGCTGTGAGAAGGTCGAGCAGGATGCTGCGAGAGGGATCATTCACATGATTTTGAAGAAGGGTTCAGAAGCCTGTAACCTGTTCCTTAAATCCCTTGAAAAGTGGAACTATCCTCTGTTTCAGGACTTGCATGGACTTA GTCTTTTTTATCAGATGTCAGAAGAAGACTTAGATGGTTTGGCTCAGGATTTAAAGGACTTATACCATACCCCATCTTTTCTGAACTACTATCCACTGGGTGAAGATattgacattatttttaatttgaaaagcacCTTCACAGAACCGGTTCTATGGAGGAAGGACCAACACCATCACCGTCTGGAGCAGCTGACCCTGAGTGGCCTGCTGGACACTCTTCAGAGCCCCTGCATCATCGAAGGGGAACCGGGCAAAGGGAAGTCCACTTTGCTGCAGCGAATTGCCATGCTCTGGGCCTCTGGAGAGTGCCAGGCTCTGACCAAGTTcaaattagttttatttctccGTCTGAGCAGGGCCCAGGGTGGACTCTTCAAAACCCTGTGTGACCAACTCTTGGATATACCTGACACAATCAGGAAGCAGACTTTCATGGCCATGCTACTGAAGCTACGGCAGAGGGTTCTTTTTCTCCTTGATGGCTACAATGAATTCAAGGCCCAGAACTGCCCAGAAATCGAAGCCCTAATAAAGGAAAACCACCGCTTCAAGAATATGGTCATCGTCACCACCACCACGGAGTGCCTGAGGTACATCAGGCAGTTTGGTGCGCTGATTGCCGAGGTGGGGGACATGACCGAGGACAGTGCCCAGGCTCTCATCCGGGAAGTGCTGATAAAGGAGCTCGCTGAAGGCTTGTTGCTCCAAATTCAGAAATCCAGGTGCTTGAGGAATCTGATGAAGACCCCTCTCTTTGTGGTCATCACTTGTGCAATCCAGATGGGGAAAAGTGAGTTCCACTCTAACACACAAACCACACTGTTCTGTGCTTTCTATGATCTGCtagtaaataaaaacaagcacaaaCGTAAAGGGGTGGCTCCAAGTGAGGTCACTCGGAGCCTGGACCACTGTGGAGACCTAGCTCTGGAGGGCGTGTTCTCCCACAGGTTTGATTTTGAACCGGATGACTTGTCCAGTGTGAACGAGGATGTTCTGCTGACAACGGGACTCCTCTGTAAATACACAGCTCAACGGTTCAAGCCGAAGTATAAGTTCTTTCATAAATCATTCCAGGAGTACACAGCAGGACGCAGACTCAGCAGTTTATTGACGTCTGAAGAGCCAGCAGAGGTGACCAAGGGGAATGGTCACTTGCAGAAAATGGTTTCCATTTCAGACATTACATCCAAGTACAGCAACCTGCTCCTGTATACGTGTGGGTCATCTGCCGAAGCCACCCGGACTGTTCTGAAACACCTGGCATCAGTGTATCAACATGGCAGCCTCGGTGGGCTTTTAGTCACCAAGAGGCCTCTCTGGAGGCAGGAATCTATGCAAAATGTGAAAAGCACCACTGTGCAAGAAATTCTGAAAGCCATAAACATCAACTCCTTTACAGAGTGTGGCATCAATTTATTCTGTGAGAGTATATCCACATCAAACCTGAGAGAAGAATTTGAAGCTTTCTTTCATGGTAAAAGCCTACATATCAACTCAGAAAACATCCCTGATTACTTATTTGACTTCTTTGAAAACTTGCCTAATTGTGCAAGTGCTCTGGACTTTGTTAAACTAGACCTGTACGGGGGAGCTGTGGCTTCTCAGGATAAGACCACAGAAGATGCAAGCAGGGTCCACATGCAAGAGTCCTCAGGAACCTACATTCCCAGCAGGGCTGTGTCTTTGTTCTTCAACTGGAAGCAGGAATTCAAGACATTGGAGGTTACACTCCGGGATTTCTGCAAGTTGAATAAGCAAGATATCACATACCTAGGGAAAATATTCAGCTCTGCTAAAAGCCTCAGGTTGTACATTAAGAGATGTGCCGGCATGGCTGGAAGCCTCAGTTCGGTCCTCAGCACCTTTAAGGACATTCACTCCATCATAGTGGAAGCCAGTCCCCTCACCTTAGAAGACGAGCGGCATATCACATCTGTGACAAACCTGCACACCTTAAGTATTCACAACCTAGAGACTCAACAGCTACCAG GTGGTCTGACTGACAGCTTAGGTAATTTGAAGAACCTTATGACGCTCATACTGGATAATATTaagatgaatgaagaagatgCTATAAAACTAg ctGAAGGTCTGACAAATCTGAAAAAGATGTGTTTACTTCGTTTGACCCACTTGTCTGATATAGGGGAGGGAATGGATTACATAGTCAAGTCTCTGTCAGCTGAACCCTGTGACCTTAAAGAAATCCAATTAGTCTCCTGCTGCCTGTCGGGAAATGCTGTGAAAACCCTAG TTGACAGGCTGCACATCTTGGAACAGCTAAATGTGCTGATGCTGCCCTGGTGCAGTGATGAACGAGTCAGCTTGGACAGGCTGCTGGAGCAACTGAAGGGGGCCCCACAGCTCATCAAGCTTGGGCTGAGAAACTGGAGACTCACAGATGCAGAGGTTAGAATTCTAG
- the NLRC4 gene encoding NLR family CARD domain-containing protein 4 isoform X1: MDFIKENSQILIQRMGMTVIKQILDELFVWNVLNDNEVNIICCEKVEQDAARGIIHMILKKGSEACNLFLKSLEKWNYPLFQDLHGLSLFYQMSEEDLDGLAQDLKDLYHTPSFLNYYPLGEDIDIIFNLKSTFTEPVLWRKDQHHHRLEQLTLSGLLDTLQSPCIIEGEPGKGKSTLLQRIAMLWASGECQALTKFKLVLFLRLSRAQGGLFKTLCDQLLDIPDTIRKQTFMAMLLKLRQRVLFLLDGYNEFKAQNCPEIEALIKENHRFKNMVIVTTTTECLRYIRQFGALIAEVGDMTEDSAQALIREVLIKELAEGLLLQIQKSRCLRNLMKTPLFVVITCAIQMGKSEFHSNTQTTLFCAFYDLLVNKNKHKRKGVAPSEVTRSLDHCGDLALEGVFSHRFDFEPDDLSSVNEDVLLTTGLLCKYTAQRFKPKYKFFHKSFQEYTAGRRLSSLLTSEEPAEVTKGNGHLQKMVSISDITSKYSNLLLYTCGSSAEATRTVLKHLASVYQHGSLGGLLVTKRPLWRQESMQNVKSTTVQEILKAININSFTECGINLFCESISTSNLREEFEAFFHGKSLHINSENIPDYLFDFFENLPNCASALDFVKLDLYGGAVASQDKTTEDASRVHMQESSGTYIPSRAVSLFFNWKQEFKTLEVTLRDFCKLNKQDITYLGKIFSSAKSLRLYIKRCAGMAGSLSSVLSTFKDIHSIIVEASPLTLEDERHITSVTNLHTLSIHNLETQQLPGGLTDSLGNLKNLMTLILDNIKMNEEDAIKLAEGLTNLKKMCLLRLTHLSDIGEGMDYIVKSLSAEPCDLKEIQLVSCCLSGNAVKTLAQNLHNLAKLSILDLSENHLEKDGNEALHELIDRLHILEQLNVLMLPWCSDERVSLDRLLEQLKGAPQLIKLGLRNWRLTDAEVRILGAFFEKNPLKNFQQLDLAGNCVSSDGWLAFMSVFENLKQLVFFDFSTERLLPDASLVRKLSHVLSKLTFLQEARLVGWQFDDYDVSVIKGAFKLVTA; this comes from the exons A TGGATTTCATAAAGGAGAACAGTCAAATTCTCATTCAAAGGATGGGAATGACTGTTATAAAGCAAATTTTGGATGAGCTATTTGTATGGAATGTTCTGAATGACAATGAAGTAAACATCATTTGCTGTGAGAAGGTCGAGCAGGATGCTGCGAGAGGGATCATTCACATGATTTTGAAGAAGGGTTCAGAAGCCTGTAACCTGTTCCTTAAATCCCTTGAAAAGTGGAACTATCCTCTGTTTCAGGACTTGCATGGACTTA GTCTTTTTTATCAGATGTCAGAAGAAGACTTAGATGGTTTGGCTCAGGATTTAAAGGACTTATACCATACCCCATCTTTTCTGAACTACTATCCACTGGGTGAAGATattgacattatttttaatttgaaaagcacCTTCACAGAACCGGTTCTATGGAGGAAGGACCAACACCATCACCGTCTGGAGCAGCTGACCCTGAGTGGCCTGCTGGACACTCTTCAGAGCCCCTGCATCATCGAAGGGGAACCGGGCAAAGGGAAGTCCACTTTGCTGCAGCGAATTGCCATGCTCTGGGCCTCTGGAGAGTGCCAGGCTCTGACCAAGTTcaaattagttttatttctccGTCTGAGCAGGGCCCAGGGTGGACTCTTCAAAACCCTGTGTGACCAACTCTTGGATATACCTGACACAATCAGGAAGCAGACTTTCATGGCCATGCTACTGAAGCTACGGCAGAGGGTTCTTTTTCTCCTTGATGGCTACAATGAATTCAAGGCCCAGAACTGCCCAGAAATCGAAGCCCTAATAAAGGAAAACCACCGCTTCAAGAATATGGTCATCGTCACCACCACCACGGAGTGCCTGAGGTACATCAGGCAGTTTGGTGCGCTGATTGCCGAGGTGGGGGACATGACCGAGGACAGTGCCCAGGCTCTCATCCGGGAAGTGCTGATAAAGGAGCTCGCTGAAGGCTTGTTGCTCCAAATTCAGAAATCCAGGTGCTTGAGGAATCTGATGAAGACCCCTCTCTTTGTGGTCATCACTTGTGCAATCCAGATGGGGAAAAGTGAGTTCCACTCTAACACACAAACCACACTGTTCTGTGCTTTCTATGATCTGCtagtaaataaaaacaagcacaaaCGTAAAGGGGTGGCTCCAAGTGAGGTCACTCGGAGCCTGGACCACTGTGGAGACCTAGCTCTGGAGGGCGTGTTCTCCCACAGGTTTGATTTTGAACCGGATGACTTGTCCAGTGTGAACGAGGATGTTCTGCTGACAACGGGACTCCTCTGTAAATACACAGCTCAACGGTTCAAGCCGAAGTATAAGTTCTTTCATAAATCATTCCAGGAGTACACAGCAGGACGCAGACTCAGCAGTTTATTGACGTCTGAAGAGCCAGCAGAGGTGACCAAGGGGAATGGTCACTTGCAGAAAATGGTTTCCATTTCAGACATTACATCCAAGTACAGCAACCTGCTCCTGTATACGTGTGGGTCATCTGCCGAAGCCACCCGGACTGTTCTGAAACACCTGGCATCAGTGTATCAACATGGCAGCCTCGGTGGGCTTTTAGTCACCAAGAGGCCTCTCTGGAGGCAGGAATCTATGCAAAATGTGAAAAGCACCACTGTGCAAGAAATTCTGAAAGCCATAAACATCAACTCCTTTACAGAGTGTGGCATCAATTTATTCTGTGAGAGTATATCCACATCAAACCTGAGAGAAGAATTTGAAGCTTTCTTTCATGGTAAAAGCCTACATATCAACTCAGAAAACATCCCTGATTACTTATTTGACTTCTTTGAAAACTTGCCTAATTGTGCAAGTGCTCTGGACTTTGTTAAACTAGACCTGTACGGGGGAGCTGTGGCTTCTCAGGATAAGACCACAGAAGATGCAAGCAGGGTCCACATGCAAGAGTCCTCAGGAACCTACATTCCCAGCAGGGCTGTGTCTTTGTTCTTCAACTGGAAGCAGGAATTCAAGACATTGGAGGTTACACTCCGGGATTTCTGCAAGTTGAATAAGCAAGATATCACATACCTAGGGAAAATATTCAGCTCTGCTAAAAGCCTCAGGTTGTACATTAAGAGATGTGCCGGCATGGCTGGAAGCCTCAGTTCGGTCCTCAGCACCTTTAAGGACATTCACTCCATCATAGTGGAAGCCAGTCCCCTCACCTTAGAAGACGAGCGGCATATCACATCTGTGACAAACCTGCACACCTTAAGTATTCACAACCTAGAGACTCAACAGCTACCAG GTGGTCTGACTGACAGCTTAGGTAATTTGAAGAACCTTATGACGCTCATACTGGATAATATTaagatgaatgaagaagatgCTATAAAACTAg ctGAAGGTCTGACAAATCTGAAAAAGATGTGTTTACTTCGTTTGACCCACTTGTCTGATATAGGGGAGGGAATGGATTACATAGTCAAGTCTCTGTCAGCTGAACCCTGTGACCTTAAAGAAATCCAATTAGTCTCCTGCTGCCTGTCGGGAAATGCTGTGAAAACCCTAG ctCAGAATCTTCACAACTTGGCCAAACTGAGCATTCTTGATTTATCTGAAAATCATCTGGAAAAGGATGGAAATGAAGCTCTTCATGAACTAA TTGACAGGCTGCACATCTTGGAACAGCTAAATGTGCTGATGCTGCCCTGGTGCAGTGATGAACGAGTCAGCTTGGACAGGCTGCTGGAGCAACTGAAGGGGGCCCCACAGCTCATCAAGCTTGGGCTGAGAAACTGGAGACTCACAGATGCAGAGGTTAGAATTCTAG
- the NLRC4 gene encoding NLR family CARD domain-containing protein 4 isoform X3: protein MDFIKENSQILIQRMGMTVIKQILDELFVWNVLNDNEVNIICCEKVEQDAARGIIHMILKKGSEACNLFLKSLEKWNYPLFQDLHGLSLFYQMSEEDLDGLAQDLKDLYHTPSFLNYYPLGEDIDIIFNLKSTFTEPVLWRKDQHHHRLEQLTLSGLLDTLQSPCIIEGEPGKGKSTLLQRIAMLWASGECQALTKFKLVLFLRLSRAQGGLFKTLCDQLLDIPDTIRKQTFMAMLLKLRQRVLFLLDGYNEFKAQNCPEIEALIKENHRFKNMVIVTTTTECLRYIRQFGALIAEVGDMTEDSAQALIREVLIKELAEGLLLQIQKSRCLRNLMKTPLFVVITCAIQMGKSEFHSNTQTTLFCAFYDLLVNKNKHKRKGVAPSEVTRSLDHCGDLALEGVFSHRFDFEPDDLSSVNEDVLLTTGLLCKYTAQRFKPKYKFFHKSFQEYTAGRRLSSLLTSEEPAEVTKGNGHLQKMVSISDITSKYSNLLLYTCGSSAEATRTVLKHLASVYQHGSLGGLLVTKRPLWRQESMQNVKSTTVQEILKAININSFTECGINLFCESISTSNLREEFEAFFHGKSLHINSENIPDYLFDFFENLPNCASALDFVKLDLYGGAVASQDKTTEDASRVHMQESSGTYIPSRAVSLFFNWKQEFKTLEVTLRDFCKLNKQDITYLGKIFSSAKSLRLYIKRCAGMAGSLSSVLSTFKDIHSIIVEASPLTLEDERHITSVTNLHTLSIHNLETQQLPGGLTDSLGNLKNLMTLILDNIKMNEEDAIKLAEGLTNLKKMCLLRLTHLSDIGEGMDYIVKSLSAEPCDLKEIQLVSCCLSGNAVKTLAQNLHNLAKLSILDLSENHLEKDGNEALHELIDRLHILEQLNVLMLPWCSDERVSLDRLLEQLKGAPQLIKLGLRNWRLTDAEVRILGAFFEKNPLKNFQQLDLAGNCDDVWHHHLPSWPLPWKSTSLVSSFK from the exons A TGGATTTCATAAAGGAGAACAGTCAAATTCTCATTCAAAGGATGGGAATGACTGTTATAAAGCAAATTTTGGATGAGCTATTTGTATGGAATGTTCTGAATGACAATGAAGTAAACATCATTTGCTGTGAGAAGGTCGAGCAGGATGCTGCGAGAGGGATCATTCACATGATTTTGAAGAAGGGTTCAGAAGCCTGTAACCTGTTCCTTAAATCCCTTGAAAAGTGGAACTATCCTCTGTTTCAGGACTTGCATGGACTTA GTCTTTTTTATCAGATGTCAGAAGAAGACTTAGATGGTTTGGCTCAGGATTTAAAGGACTTATACCATACCCCATCTTTTCTGAACTACTATCCACTGGGTGAAGATattgacattatttttaatttgaaaagcacCTTCACAGAACCGGTTCTATGGAGGAAGGACCAACACCATCACCGTCTGGAGCAGCTGACCCTGAGTGGCCTGCTGGACACTCTTCAGAGCCCCTGCATCATCGAAGGGGAACCGGGCAAAGGGAAGTCCACTTTGCTGCAGCGAATTGCCATGCTCTGGGCCTCTGGAGAGTGCCAGGCTCTGACCAAGTTcaaattagttttatttctccGTCTGAGCAGGGCCCAGGGTGGACTCTTCAAAACCCTGTGTGACCAACTCTTGGATATACCTGACACAATCAGGAAGCAGACTTTCATGGCCATGCTACTGAAGCTACGGCAGAGGGTTCTTTTTCTCCTTGATGGCTACAATGAATTCAAGGCCCAGAACTGCCCAGAAATCGAAGCCCTAATAAAGGAAAACCACCGCTTCAAGAATATGGTCATCGTCACCACCACCACGGAGTGCCTGAGGTACATCAGGCAGTTTGGTGCGCTGATTGCCGAGGTGGGGGACATGACCGAGGACAGTGCCCAGGCTCTCATCCGGGAAGTGCTGATAAAGGAGCTCGCTGAAGGCTTGTTGCTCCAAATTCAGAAATCCAGGTGCTTGAGGAATCTGATGAAGACCCCTCTCTTTGTGGTCATCACTTGTGCAATCCAGATGGGGAAAAGTGAGTTCCACTCTAACACACAAACCACACTGTTCTGTGCTTTCTATGATCTGCtagtaaataaaaacaagcacaaaCGTAAAGGGGTGGCTCCAAGTGAGGTCACTCGGAGCCTGGACCACTGTGGAGACCTAGCTCTGGAGGGCGTGTTCTCCCACAGGTTTGATTTTGAACCGGATGACTTGTCCAGTGTGAACGAGGATGTTCTGCTGACAACGGGACTCCTCTGTAAATACACAGCTCAACGGTTCAAGCCGAAGTATAAGTTCTTTCATAAATCATTCCAGGAGTACACAGCAGGACGCAGACTCAGCAGTTTATTGACGTCTGAAGAGCCAGCAGAGGTGACCAAGGGGAATGGTCACTTGCAGAAAATGGTTTCCATTTCAGACATTACATCCAAGTACAGCAACCTGCTCCTGTATACGTGTGGGTCATCTGCCGAAGCCACCCGGACTGTTCTGAAACACCTGGCATCAGTGTATCAACATGGCAGCCTCGGTGGGCTTTTAGTCACCAAGAGGCCTCTCTGGAGGCAGGAATCTATGCAAAATGTGAAAAGCACCACTGTGCAAGAAATTCTGAAAGCCATAAACATCAACTCCTTTACAGAGTGTGGCATCAATTTATTCTGTGAGAGTATATCCACATCAAACCTGAGAGAAGAATTTGAAGCTTTCTTTCATGGTAAAAGCCTACATATCAACTCAGAAAACATCCCTGATTACTTATTTGACTTCTTTGAAAACTTGCCTAATTGTGCAAGTGCTCTGGACTTTGTTAAACTAGACCTGTACGGGGGAGCTGTGGCTTCTCAGGATAAGACCACAGAAGATGCAAGCAGGGTCCACATGCAAGAGTCCTCAGGAACCTACATTCCCAGCAGGGCTGTGTCTTTGTTCTTCAACTGGAAGCAGGAATTCAAGACATTGGAGGTTACACTCCGGGATTTCTGCAAGTTGAATAAGCAAGATATCACATACCTAGGGAAAATATTCAGCTCTGCTAAAAGCCTCAGGTTGTACATTAAGAGATGTGCCGGCATGGCTGGAAGCCTCAGTTCGGTCCTCAGCACCTTTAAGGACATTCACTCCATCATAGTGGAAGCCAGTCCCCTCACCTTAGAAGACGAGCGGCATATCACATCTGTGACAAACCTGCACACCTTAAGTATTCACAACCTAGAGACTCAACAGCTACCAG GTGGTCTGACTGACAGCTTAGGTAATTTGAAGAACCTTATGACGCTCATACTGGATAATATTaagatgaatgaagaagatgCTATAAAACTAg ctGAAGGTCTGACAAATCTGAAAAAGATGTGTTTACTTCGTTTGACCCACTTGTCTGATATAGGGGAGGGAATGGATTACATAGTCAAGTCTCTGTCAGCTGAACCCTGTGACCTTAAAGAAATCCAATTAGTCTCCTGCTGCCTGTCGGGAAATGCTGTGAAAACCCTAG ctCAGAATCTTCACAACTTGGCCAAACTGAGCATTCTTGATTTATCTGAAAATCATCTGGAAAAGGATGGAAATGAAGCTCTTCATGAACTAA TTGACAGGCTGCACATCTTGGAACAGCTAAATGTGCTGATGCTGCCCTGGTGCAGTGATGAACGAGTCAGCTTGGACAGGCTGCTGGAGCAACTGAAGGGGGCCCCACAGCTCATCAAGCTTGGGCTGAGAAACTGGAGACTCACAGATGCAGAGGTTAGAATTCTAG